The genomic stretch GCGGATGTCCGGTCCCTGGGCTAAAGAAATGGGAATggttgttcactaagtacaagctggagtcttggcctagccggtacttcccGGGTCAACTGAGTCAACCTGTACGGCTTTAATAAATGGCTTAGACTCTAACTCATTCTAAGCAAACACCGGGCGATGCGGTTGTCATCGCGGGAACTAGGGAAATGCCCGGGTCTAGGTGGCATAAGCATACGAGACAGATAAGATAATCGTGCGAGAAAAATAGTGAAAGCCCGATGGTCATGGCGAGGCAAACTCGCGTCCATGAGCTTCACCTAACAAGTTGGCTTCCGACTGTCCCACAAAGGTTGTCCCCTAATTCGTATCCCACTAGACAAGAGCATGAAGGTCTCGAATGGTGCGGGTAAGAACCGCTTCGATAACGACATCGAGTCCCCGATGACCATGTCCGAGGGACGGAAATAGGAGCTAACGAGCGTAGCGTGACGAAGTCAACTAAACACGGGGAAATGAGTTATGCTCGGCATCGCGATCACGGCGGGACGTacccacgatcgaaatgatCAAACATACTACGATTTCCCTAACCGGCTCGACGGCACGGTCCACAGTCAACGACAAAACTCACAAAGAATCACGACTCAACCATCATCAACACAAAGACACTGCGACAACTCGGAGCAGCACATTTCCAATAGCACAAGAGATAGAAATGGATcgatatataaataaatagacCGGCGCGAAGGCACGAGACAGGCATAAAATAGATAGATCATGGATCGACAAGTATGCGCAAGGATAGATGATAACATGGTAAAGGTTTTTGTCGACAGAGATTCAAAAGGTTCGACCTTGCAGCTGACGGGCTTCGGGTCACGATCGCGGCGGTTCGGAGAGCGCAGCTGTTGTACTTCGGGTGCAGCGAGGTGGTGGTTATGCTTGGTTGCGCGGCTTCGTCATTGGCCGGTGCTCGGCAAGATGTAGCAAGGCGATCATCGGCTCAAGGTGGCTCCAGCGTTGCGGCTTCCGTGGAAAGGTGCAGCAGGTCCGGGGCCTCCCTGTGACAGTGGTAGAACACGGCACGAAGGCCGGTCTCAGGTAGGAGCACATCGACAAAGTGAAAAGGGATGGCTTGGGGTTTCGGTTACTCACTGGCGACAGCAAGGAGCCCCGTGTGAGGTGGTACCGCTGCTGCACGTTCTGGCTCGGTGGAGGGAGGTGTTCGCGATCACCATGGGCGTGGTGACCGCGGCAAGCTCGGCATCGAGGGCTTCGGCAGCGTCAGTGCTGGGCGGCTCTGTCTCGGTGCGTGGCCGGGGCGAGGTCGGTGCCCAAGGTGCCGGCTTGGACCACGAGCTCGGCGCGGCAGGGGCTTGGCGATGAGGACCTGGGGTCGCTGCTGGTGCGGTCGCAGGGTGAGGTCGCAGGGCCTTGACGTCGTGCTCGCGGTTCGCTGCTGCTCGGCGCTTGGTGTCGGGGTCGCGGGCGAGGGCGCACGGCGTCGCGGGGCTTGCTGTCGACACCGGCGCGGTCGGCTCGGTGGCGGGGTCGCGGGCGAGGGCGCCGTTGTTCCGGGCAGCGGGCTCGACGTCGTCGGGCGAGGCCGTGGCGCAGCAAAGACGTGGACGCGTCGAGGCTCGACGCCGGGCTCGGTGAGGCCGTAGGCGACGTCGCGGGGTCGGGGCTCGGCGCGGCGAGGGCGAAGCTTGACGCGGTGACCATGGCGAGGACGGGGACGCGTCGGGGCGAGGTCGCAGCCACGGTCGCCGGGGCTCGGCGCGGCGAGGGTGGCACCGAGGGCGCGGCTGATGGCGACGTGCGCGCGTCGGCCTAGGACTCGGAGCAGGGGCGTGGCTGAGGCGCGGGCGACGTCGTGGCCGCGGTTCTGCTGCGGCTCGGCGGCTCGGCATCGCGGCAGGGGCGTCGAGGTCGCCGGGCGAGGGCGCGGAGCTCCTGCTGGGGCTTGGCGCGCGGTTCTGGGGAGGGAGACGGCGGCGGCTGGGGATGAAGcagggagcggcggcgctgggtGGAGGGAGCAGAGGAGAAGGGAGAGgtggcggctgctgctgctttaTAGGTGCCGTGAGCTAGGGTTTCGGGGTGGCCGTCCATCCTCGGCGTCCGTGCCGTGGGCGGGCCGCGTGGCGCGAATCCAGGAggggcacgggcatcggggcgcTGGGGCGCGGGTGCGGCCTTGCCCACCctgggcggtggcggcggctctGCGCTCCAGGGTAGGGGAGGGGCGCAGGGGGCGCTGCCTGGGCCTTGGGACGGTGGGGAGGGGAGCGAGCTGGGCCGATGGggagggagcgcgaggcgggccGAGGAGAGGAGGCAGGGAGCTGGGCCGCGAGG from Sorghum bicolor cultivar BTx623 chromosome 3, Sorghum_bicolor_NCBIv3, whole genome shotgun sequence encodes the following:
- the LOC110433712 gene encoding vegetative cell wall protein gp1-like — protein: MSALAASCADARDTGASRKPRESGSDCGYRSGDFGARVWRIRRVRLTEIKRVRSGRRRRRRRRTGSVREAAASGDCGGREPAPAETAAAAAERAVRLVFRQGRSKQSRQFAATVAHGGTVAQLATQPRGPAPCLLSSARLALPPHRPSSLPSPPSQGPGSAPCAPPLPWSAEPPPPPRVGKAAPAPQRPDARAPPGFAPRGPPTARTPRMDGHPETLAHGTYKAAAAATSPFSSAPSTQRRRSLLHPQPPPSPSPEPRAKPQQELRALARRPRRPCRDAEPPSRSRTAATTSPAPQPRPCSES